Proteins from one Corynebacterium testudinoris genomic window:
- a CDS encoding DUF418 domain-containing protein has protein sequence MSTPAPTREVKIRYVAPDMARGIALLGIALANIGTAWALTNSADYANYFGGIFGPGTVVDKAAVVFAAMFVHVRGMPMFATLLGFGVGLIAMSLWRRQFPLDKAKRVLWRRYGWLALFGIVHMLLIFFGDVMFAYGVCAMVVAAMIGLKDRTLMVIAWCMLGAYLIFTIGSSVAMLLYPDAMAFDTSYLIRSDSVAAFVRFNLLGALGQAVMLPLVMLMIIPLILIGFVWARRGVLTNVDEHLSTLRAWMLVTVVVIMIIGLPWGLAAIGVLPENLEPFLMTLNSGFGLLTGPGILAAITLATHGIQQRIDAARARGEHYQPSPPVVAITALGKRSMSGYLFQSILFVIFTQPFMLGWGIDVGIVKQMGIAFLIWVITVVAAYVFELAGWQGPFERLHRRLSYGKEGLPQHYPAAVATS, from the coding sequence ATGAGCACCCCCGCGCCCACCCGAGAAGTGAAGATCCGCTACGTTGCGCCGGACATGGCCCGAGGAATCGCGCTGTTGGGCATCGCTTTGGCCAACATCGGCACCGCTTGGGCTCTGACCAACTCTGCGGATTACGCCAACTACTTCGGCGGCATCTTCGGTCCCGGCACCGTCGTGGATAAGGCGGCGGTCGTTTTCGCCGCCATGTTTGTCCATGTCCGCGGCATGCCCATGTTTGCCACCCTCCTGGGTTTCGGCGTTGGGCTCATTGCCATGAGCTTGTGGCGCCGCCAATTCCCCCTGGACAAGGCCAAGCGGGTGTTGTGGCGCAGATACGGTTGGCTGGCACTTTTCGGCATTGTGCATATGCTTCTCATTTTCTTTGGCGACGTCATGTTTGCCTACGGTGTGTGTGCCATGGTCGTCGCCGCGATGATCGGGCTGAAAGATCGCACCCTCATGGTCATCGCGTGGTGCATGCTGGGCGCTTACCTCATCTTCACCATCGGATCGTCCGTCGCGATGTTGCTGTACCCCGACGCGATGGCTTTTGACACCTCGTACTTGATCCGCAGTGACAGCGTCGCCGCCTTCGTCCGCTTCAACCTGTTGGGCGCCCTCGGTCAGGCTGTCATGCTGCCGCTGGTCATGCTCATGATCATCCCGCTCATCCTCATCGGCTTCGTCTGGGCCCGCCGCGGAGTGCTCACCAATGTGGACGAGCATCTTTCAACCCTGCGGGCCTGGATGCTGGTCACCGTCGTGGTCATCATGATCATCGGGCTGCCCTGGGGATTGGCCGCCATCGGCGTGTTGCCGGAAAACCTCGAGCCGTTCCTCATGACGCTGAACTCTGGTTTTGGTCTGCTCACCGGCCCGGGGATCCTCGCCGCGATCACGCTGGCCACCCACGGCATACAACAGCGTATCGACGCCGCCCGTGCCCGAGGCGAGCACTACCAGCCGTCCCCGCCGGTCGTCGCGATCACTGCTCTGGGAAAGCGCTCCATGAGCGGCTATCTTTTCCAGTCCATCCTCTTTGTCATCTTTACTCAGCCGTTCATGCTCGGCTGGGGCATCGACGTCGGCATCGTCAAGCAGATGGGCATCGCGTTCCTCATCTGGGTTATCACCGTCGTCGCCGCCTACGTCTTTGAGTTGGCCGGCTGGCAAGGCCCCTTTGAACGCCTGCACCGTCGACTCTCCTACGGCAAAGAGGGGCTACCGCAGCACTATCCCGCAGCAGTAGCGACCTCCTAA
- a CDS encoding RNA polymerase sigma factor, producing the protein MAAKESSSNKALTDGGEVSTQETTESAPVKKAAKKVAKKAARKATKKTARKAAKKTTKKSAKKTTAKSTTKAEVVDGEEPTTPEDAEQDTADDETDVNVDFDPELAEDDDAEVTLDEDELGDEAETEEVAEDEGASVWDEDESATLRQARKDAELTASADSVRAYLKQIGKVALLNAEQEVSLAKRIEAGLYATHRMEQMEAAFAGGDKDAKLTPAVKRDLRAIARDGRKAKNHLLEANLRLVVSLAKRYTGRGMAFLDLIQEGNLGLIRAVEKFDYTKGYKFSTYATWWIRQAITRAMADQARTIRIPVHMVEVINKLGRIQRELLQDLGREPTPGELAKEMDITEEKVLEIQQYAREPISLDQTIGDEGDSQLGDFIEDSEAVVAVDAVSFTLLQDQLQDVLQTLSEREAGVVRLRFGLTDGMPRTLDEIGQVYGVTRERIRQIESKTMSKLRHPSRSQVLRDYLD; encoded by the coding sequence GTGGCAGCCAAGGAATCTTCTTCAAACAAGGCACTCACGGACGGCGGGGAGGTTTCCACTCAGGAGACGACCGAGTCCGCCCCGGTGAAGAAGGCCGCCAAAAAGGTGGCCAAGAAGGCCGCGCGCAAGGCTACGAAAAAGACTGCGCGCAAGGCCGCTAAGAAAACGACTAAGAAGTCGGCCAAGAAGACAACGGCTAAGTCGACGACCAAGGCCGAGGTGGTTGACGGGGAAGAACCCACCACCCCGGAGGACGCCGAGCAGGACACCGCTGACGACGAGACTGACGTTAATGTTGACTTCGACCCGGAGCTGGCTGAGGACGATGACGCGGAGGTCACCCTCGACGAAGACGAGTTGGGGGACGAAGCTGAGACCGAAGAGGTCGCCGAGGACGAGGGCGCTTCTGTTTGGGACGAGGACGAATCAGCCACGCTGCGCCAGGCCCGCAAGGACGCCGAGCTCACCGCGTCGGCTGACTCCGTGCGCGCGTACCTCAAGCAGATCGGTAAGGTCGCCCTCCTTAACGCCGAGCAAGAGGTGTCCCTGGCTAAGCGCATTGAGGCCGGCCTGTACGCCACCCATCGCATGGAGCAGATGGAAGCCGCTTTCGCCGGTGGCGATAAGGATGCCAAGCTCACCCCCGCGGTGAAGCGTGACCTGCGGGCTATTGCCCGCGACGGTCGGAAGGCCAAAAACCACCTGCTGGAGGCCAACCTCCGACTCGTGGTGTCGTTGGCCAAGCGCTACACCGGCCGCGGCATGGCCTTCCTCGACCTGATCCAGGAAGGCAACCTGGGCCTCATCCGTGCGGTGGAGAAGTTTGACTACACCAAGGGCTACAAGTTCTCCACGTATGCGACGTGGTGGATCCGTCAGGCCATTACCCGCGCGATGGCGGACCAGGCCCGCACGATTCGTATCCCGGTCCACATGGTCGAAGTCATCAACAAGTTGGGTCGCATTCAGCGTGAGCTGCTCCAGGATCTAGGCCGTGAGCCCACCCCGGGTGAGCTGGCCAAGGAAATGGACATCACCGAGGAGAAGGTCCTCGAGATCCAGCAGTACGCTCGTGAGCCCATCTCCCTCGACCAGACCATCGGTGATGAAGGTGACTCGCAGCTGGGTGACTTCATCGAGGATTCTGAGGCCGTGGTCGCCGTCGACGCCGTGTCCTTCACGTTGCTGCAGGATCAGCTGCAGGATGTGCTGCAGACTCTCTCCGAGCGTGAGGCGGGTGTGGTCCGCCTGCGCTTCGGCCTCACCGACGGTATGCCGCGCACGCTCGATGAGATTGGCCAGGTGTACGGGGTCACCCGTGAGCGCATCCGCCAGATCGAGTCCAAGACGATGTCGAAGCTGCGGCACCCGTCGCGCTCGCAGGTCTTGCGCGACTACCTGGACTAG
- a CDS encoding DEAD/DEAH box helicase — MSGGNTGQLRAWQRAALTKFLLHKPKDFLAVATPGAGKTTFALRVATELASTRVVDRIIVVVPTEHLKVQWADAAARVGLSLDPYFTNSSAVNPAYDGVVVTYAQVSMHPYKHRGVCTAKRSLVILDEIHHGGDAKSWGDGIREAYDDAVHRLALTGTPFRSDDSPIPFVRYEEDGEGHLVSRADHTYGYADALADGVVRPVVFLAYSGEARWRTSAGEEYAARLGEPLSPEQTARAWKTALDPKGDWVPAVLAAAHTRLQQLRRNMPDAGGLVIATDTTTARAYASILRTMSSTPVAVILSDEPGSSKRIEEFNASTDEWMVAVRMVSEGVDVPRLAVGIYATSASTPLFFAQAIGRFVRSRMPGETASVFLPSVPVLLDLAAKLETSRDHVLGKPDRPKEGWDDEALAEANREQTEKDDEKGYESLGADAELDSLIYDGSTYGTATLSGSDEEADYLGLPGLLDAEQMKALLRKRQEEQLDAREAAAKADEQARQSSGNQAAASRVASEEIPQLRKELNALVSITATRTGRPHGAVHTEVRSACGGPPTALCSAEQLRDRIAYLRKW; from the coding sequence GTGAGTGGGGGAAACACGGGGCAGCTGCGCGCCTGGCAGCGGGCGGCTCTGACCAAGTTTCTGCTCCACAAGCCAAAAGACTTCCTCGCCGTCGCAACCCCGGGGGCAGGCAAGACCACCTTCGCGCTGCGCGTGGCCACCGAACTGGCCTCCACGCGCGTCGTCGACCGCATCATCGTTGTCGTTCCCACCGAACACCTCAAGGTGCAGTGGGCCGACGCGGCCGCCCGGGTGGGCCTGTCCCTCGACCCTTACTTCACCAATTCCTCGGCGGTAAACCCTGCCTACGACGGCGTCGTGGTTACCTACGCCCAAGTCTCCATGCACCCCTACAAGCACCGCGGGGTGTGCACGGCGAAGCGCTCGCTGGTGATTCTCGATGAGATCCACCACGGCGGCGACGCCAAGAGCTGGGGCGATGGCATCCGCGAAGCCTACGACGATGCCGTTCACCGCCTCGCCCTCACCGGTACGCCCTTCCGTTCCGACGATTCCCCCATCCCCTTCGTTCGCTACGAGGAGGACGGGGAAGGCCACCTCGTATCCCGAGCCGACCATACCTACGGCTACGCCGATGCCCTCGCCGACGGCGTCGTGCGTCCCGTGGTCTTCCTCGCCTACTCCGGTGAGGCCCGCTGGCGCACCAGTGCTGGCGAGGAATATGCGGCTCGTCTCGGGGAACCGCTCAGTCCCGAACAAACCGCCCGGGCGTGGAAAACTGCGCTTGATCCCAAGGGGGACTGGGTCCCGGCGGTGCTCGCCGCCGCCCACACCCGCCTGCAGCAGCTGCGGCGCAACATGCCCGACGCCGGCGGCCTCGTCATCGCCACCGACACCACCACGGCTCGCGCCTACGCCTCCATCCTGCGCACCATGTCCAGCACGCCCGTCGCGGTGATCCTCTCGGACGAGCCAGGATCGTCGAAGCGCATCGAAGAGTTCAACGCTTCCACCGATGAATGGATGGTGGCCGTACGCATGGTCTCCGAAGGCGTTGACGTTCCCCGGCTGGCCGTGGGAATTTACGCCACCTCGGCCTCCACCCCGCTCTTTTTCGCCCAGGCCATCGGCCGTTTCGTGCGTTCCCGCATGCCGGGGGAGACCGCTTCGGTCTTCCTCCCCAGCGTGCCCGTCCTCTTGGATCTGGCGGCCAAGCTAGAAACCTCCCGTGATCACGTCCTGGGCAAGCCCGACCGGCCCAAGGAAGGCTGGGATGACGAAGCCCTGGCGGAGGCCAACCGGGAACAAACGGAGAAGGACGACGAGAAAGGCTACGAATCCCTCGGCGCCGACGCGGAGCTGGATTCGCTCATCTATGACGGTTCCACCTACGGCACCGCCACGCTCTCCGGCTCCGATGAAGAGGCCGACTACTTGGGTCTGCCCGGCCTTCTCGATGCCGAACAGATGAAAGCCTTGCTGCGCAAGAGGCAAGAAGAGCAACTCGACGCCCGTGAGGCCGCAGCAAAGGCGGACGAGCAAGCCCGGCAGTCCTCCGGCAACCAGGCAGCCGCCTCCCGCGTGGCCAGTGAAGAGATCCCGCAGCTAAGGAAGGAACTCAACGCGCTCGTGTCCATCACCGCCACCCGCACCGGGCGGCCCCACGGCGCGGTGCACACCGAAGTGCGATCCGCGTGCGGAGGACCGCCGACCGCGCTGTGTTCGGCGGAGCAATTGCGAGATCGAATCGCCTATTTGCGGAAGTGGTAA
- a CDS encoding DUF3039 domain-containing protein yields the protein MMVGVRTSTKTIERPDVNEDTQLDDGTPKFFHYVKKNQIVDSAVSGKMVVALCGETFPVTKSAKPGSPVCPDCERIYQGLRKK from the coding sequence ATGATGGTGGGCGTGAGAACTAGTACGAAGACCATCGAACGCCCCGACGTCAACGAAGACACACAGCTCGACGACGGAACCCCGAAGTTCTTCCACTATGTCAAGAAGAACCAGATCGTCGATTCTGCGGTGAGTGGGAAAATGGTCGTCGCCCTGTGCGGCGAGACCTTCCCGGTGACTAAATCTGCCAAGCCCGGTTCCCCCGTCTGCCCCGACTGCGAACGGATCTACCAGGGCCTGCGCAAGAAGTGA
- a CDS encoding DUF3099 domain-containing protein — protein MNQDTFDDEPDNGQPQRRQRRFGRRNAQLITDARRSPDQDRRHRERVYSWLQLSRLPFLFLSAATYLWWENWWVSGVLFLISVPLPWIAVVIANGHGEPRDKRQAQIYKPAAAREYYAQLEAKRLEALEAPSSPGLPPATAPDVIDHDDTPEGHHQ, from the coding sequence ATGAATCAGGACACCTTCGACGACGAGCCCGACAATGGGCAGCCGCAACGTCGTCAGCGAAGATTTGGGCGTCGCAATGCCCAACTGATTACGGATGCCCGCCGCTCCCCCGACCAAGACCGGCGACATCGCGAGCGGGTGTATTCCTGGTTGCAGCTGTCCCGCCTGCCCTTTCTTTTTCTCAGCGCGGCGACCTACCTGTGGTGGGAGAATTGGTGGGTCTCGGGTGTGTTGTTCCTTATCTCTGTTCCGCTACCGTGGATAGCGGTGGTCATTGCCAATGGGCATGGGGAACCGCGGGATAAACGCCAAGCTCAGATCTATAAACCGGCGGCGGCGCGGGAGTATTACGCGCAGCTGGAGGCGAAGCGTCTGGAAGCTTTAGAAGCCCCCTCCTCCCCTGGCTTGCCGCCAGCGACTGCCCCTGACGTTATTGATCACGACGACACCCCGGAAGGCCACCACCAGTGA